A genome region from Setaria italica strain Yugu1 chromosome III, Setaria_italica_v2.0, whole genome shotgun sequence includes the following:
- the LOC101774162 gene encoding type IV inositol polyphosphate 5-phosphatase 3-like isoform X1 has translation MATPPGSPRTPRMADHEDGQTRTAPNRLRRQKSEILRAQYIDVRELRICAGTWNVGSICPPGDLDIQEWLDTDEPADIYVLGFQEIIPLEVGYMIGTEDTRPVAAWEHIIHETLNKKCPDESKFKCHSDYPSSARFKLSDYVLGMENGLLSESSNDSDGELHLWDSAKSSISARYLQPLDLACDVSIDNRVKSKRPQYVRLISKQMVGVFLSVWVRRSLQKYIQNVRVSIVGVGTRGFIGNKGSISVSMSIHETHFCFVCCHLAAGEKNGDELKRNGNVEEIQRRTVFDNPVHIVGVPQRIHGHERIIWLGDLNYRLNFSYERTHELISKQDWDGLLEKDQLKKELGKGSTFDGWVEGVISFPPTYKYEFNSEKYVSDATKSGRRTPAWCDRILSYGKGIRLLSYKRAELTFSDHRPVTAVYMADVEVFVHRKFERALTFTNTEVDDHLLLGKEALLQPLNRESGNFLAQVPSKVVSMQCQCQISESE, from the exons ATGGTCAAACGAGGACTGCACCGAACAGGCTTAGAAGGCAGAAATCGGAGATCCTTCGTGCTCAGTATATTGATGTTAGAGAGCTCAG GATCTGCGCAGGAACATGGAATGTTGGAAGCATATGCCCACCCGGTGACTTGGATATTCAAGAATGGTTGGATACAGATGAGCCAGCTGATATTTATGTTCTAGG ATTTCAAGAGATTATTCCACTAGAAGTCGGGTATATGATTGGCACTGAAGATACTCGTCCAGTTGCAGCATGGGAGCATATCATCCATGAAACTTTGAATAAGAAGTGTCCAGATGAATCGAAGTTTAAATGCCATAGTGACTATCCTTCGTCAGCAAGGTTTAAACTGTCAGATTATGTTCTTGGAATGGAGAATGGACTGCTTAGTGAATCCAGCAATGATAGTGATGGGGAACTTCATCTGTGGGACAGTGCAAAATCATCTATTTCAGCTCGCTATCTTCAGCCATTGGATTTAGCCTGTGATGTCAGCATTGATAATAGAGTTAAAAGTAAAAGACCACAGTATGTACGGCTAATAAGCAAGCAAATGGTAGGGGTATTTCTCTCAGTATGGGTTCGGAGAAGCCTGCAGAAGTACATTCAAAATGTAAGAGTATCAATTGTAGGTGTAGGTACAAGAGGTTTTATTGGTAACAAG GGATCAATATCAGTAAGCATGTCTATACATGAAACTCATTTTTGCTTTGTATGTTGCCACTTGGCCGCTGGTGAAAAAAATGGTGATGAACTAAAGAGAAATGGAAATGTTGAGGAAATCCAAAGAAGAACAGTGTTTGATAACCCAGTTCACATAGTAGGTGTGCCCCAGAGAATACATGGCCATGA AAGGATTATATGGCTAGGGGATCTCAACTATCGACTCAACTTTTCATATGAAAGGACACATGAACTTATCTCCAAACAGGACTGGGATGGATTGCTTGAGAAGGATCAG CTGAAAAAAGAACTAGGGAAAGGAAGCACATTCGATGGTTGGGTTGAAGGAGTTATCAGCTTTCCCCCAACATATAAATACGAGTTTAACTCAGAAAAATATGTAAGTGATGCGACAAAATCTGGGAGAAGAACACCTGCATG GTGTGACCGCATTCTCTCATACGGGAAGGGAATCAGGTTACTTTCGTACAAGAGGGCGGAGCTCACGTTTTCGGATCATCGTCCTGTGACTGCAGTCTACATGGCAGATGTTGAAGTTTTTGTCCATAGGAAGTTTGAGAGAGCTCTAACATTCACCAATACAGAAGTAGATGATCACCTATTACTGGGGAAGGAAGCACTTCTACAACCATTGAACCGTGAGTCAGGCAATTTCCTAGCTCAAGTTCCATCCAAGGTGGTGTCAATGCAATGCCAATGCCAGATTTCAGAATCTGAGTGA
- the LOC101774162 gene encoding type IV inositol polyphosphate 5-phosphatase 3-like isoform X2, which yields MIGTEDTRPVAAWEHIIHETLNKKCPDESKFKCHSDYPSSARFKLSDYVLGMENGLLSESSNDSDGELHLWDSAKSSISARYLQPLDLACDVSIDNRVKSKRPQYVRLISKQMVGVFLSVWVRRSLQKYIQNVRVSIVGVGTRGFIGNKGSISVSMSIHETHFCFVCCHLAAGEKNGDELKRNGNVEEIQRRTVFDNPVHIVGVPQRIHGHERIIWLGDLNYRLNFSYERTHELISKQDWDGLLEKDQLKKELGKGSTFDGWVEGVISFPPTYKYEFNSEKYVSDATKSGRRTPAWCDRILSYGKGIRLLSYKRAELTFSDHRPVTAVYMADVEVFVHRKFERALTFTNTEVDDHLLLGKEALLQPLNRESGNFLAQVPSKVVSMQCQCQISESE from the exons ATGATTGGCACTGAAGATACTCGTCCAGTTGCAGCATGGGAGCATATCATCCATGAAACTTTGAATAAGAAGTGTCCAGATGAATCGAAGTTTAAATGCCATAGTGACTATCCTTCGTCAGCAAGGTTTAAACTGTCAGATTATGTTCTTGGAATGGAGAATGGACTGCTTAGTGAATCCAGCAATGATAGTGATGGGGAACTTCATCTGTGGGACAGTGCAAAATCATCTATTTCAGCTCGCTATCTTCAGCCATTGGATTTAGCCTGTGATGTCAGCATTGATAATAGAGTTAAAAGTAAAAGACCACAGTATGTACGGCTAATAAGCAAGCAAATGGTAGGGGTATTTCTCTCAGTATGGGTTCGGAGAAGCCTGCAGAAGTACATTCAAAATGTAAGAGTATCAATTGTAGGTGTAGGTACAAGAGGTTTTATTGGTAACAAG GGATCAATATCAGTAAGCATGTCTATACATGAAACTCATTTTTGCTTTGTATGTTGCCACTTGGCCGCTGGTGAAAAAAATGGTGATGAACTAAAGAGAAATGGAAATGTTGAGGAAATCCAAAGAAGAACAGTGTTTGATAACCCAGTTCACATAGTAGGTGTGCCCCAGAGAATACATGGCCATGA AAGGATTATATGGCTAGGGGATCTCAACTATCGACTCAACTTTTCATATGAAAGGACACATGAACTTATCTCCAAACAGGACTGGGATGGATTGCTTGAGAAGGATCAG CTGAAAAAAGAACTAGGGAAAGGAAGCACATTCGATGGTTGGGTTGAAGGAGTTATCAGCTTTCCCCCAACATATAAATACGAGTTTAACTCAGAAAAATATGTAAGTGATGCGACAAAATCTGGGAGAAGAACACCTGCATG GTGTGACCGCATTCTCTCATACGGGAAGGGAATCAGGTTACTTTCGTACAAGAGGGCGGAGCTCACGTTTTCGGATCATCGTCCTGTGACTGCAGTCTACATGGCAGATGTTGAAGTTTTTGTCCATAGGAAGTTTGAGAGAGCTCTAACATTCACCAATACAGAAGTAGATGATCACCTATTACTGGGGAAGGAAGCACTTCTACAACCATTGAACCGTGAGTCAGGCAATTTCCTAGCTCAAGTTCCATCCAAGGTGGTGTCAATGCAATGCCAATGCCAGATTTCAGAATCTGAGTGA